Genomic DNA from Dehalogenimonas lykanthroporepellens BL-DC-9:
CCATCGGTATTTTTCAGGTGGAGTCCGCCGCCCAGATGCAGACCATCACCCGGCTGAAGCCGCGCAACCTGCTGGACATGGCCCATGAAGTCGGGGCGGTGCGCCCCGGCGTCGGCGTTAACGGCGGCGTCCAGGAATACCTGGCCCGCCGGGCCGGACGCAAGCCGGTGGTCTATAACCATTCGCTGGAGCGGCGGGCGCTGGAGCGCACCCTCGGTATCGTCCTTTTTCAGGACCAGGTCAACCAGCTGGCTATCGACGTGGCCGGTCTGTCGCCGAGTGTCGCCGACCAGCTTCGCCGGGCCTTCAGTCGCCGGCACAATCAGGAAATGCTGAGTCGTTATCACCGGATGTTCATGAGCGGCGCCGCCGAGCGCGGCGTCGGGGTATCGGCCGCTGAAGCCGTCTGGCGCAAATTCAACGGGCAGTACATGTTTCCTGAATCCCACGCCTTCGCTTTCGGTGTAACCGCCTACCAGGCTTCATGGCTGAAACTTTATTATCCGCTGGAGTTCTATGTCGCCATCTTCAATCAACAGCCGATGGGTTTTTACAATCTGGAAACGCTCAAGGAGGATGCCGGGCGTCACGGCATCGGAGTGAAGGGCCCGGATATCAATCTCAGCGCGGCGGGATGCACCATTGACGAAGGTGCCATCCGGCTGGGTTTCCGCCAGGTAACCGGCCTGGGCCAGTCCGCGGCGGAAGCCATTGTGAGCGCCCGGACACGAGGTGGTGACTATCGGGATGTCGGTGATTTTCTGGAGCGTAGCGGAGTATTACAGGAAACGGCTCTGGCGCTGGCTGGCGCCGGTGCCTTTGATTCACTGGAAAGTAATCGGCGTCAGGTGAAGTGGGAAATAGGGCTTCGCTATCGGCCGGTAAATTCCCAGCTGTTTCTGCCTCTGCCGGTGCGTCAGGATATGGTCGAACTGGAAAATCCCGGTCACTGGGAAAAGATGCAGGAAGAGTATCGCATTCTGGGGCTGTTCCCGGCCGGCCATATAATGGCCGGTTTGAGACCGCGCTTCGGCGGCTCGGTCAGTACCAGCCGGGAAATCACCGCCATGAAAGATGGCGCCGAGGTGACGACCGCCGGTCTGGTTATCCGCCGCCAGCGGCCTCATCGCAAGGTGGTGTTCATCACTCTGGAAGATGAGTTCGGCCATATACCGCTGATGGTTTTCCCCGGTGTTTATCATCGCCATGAATCCCGTTTCAAGGCGCCTTTTCTGATAGTCAGCGGTCGGCTGTCACGGCGGGAAGGCGCCTGTAATCTGGTAGTTGAGCAGGTCAGGTCTTTTACCGCGCTGGAAAAGCCTCCGGCCTCCCGGGACTGGGGTTAGACTTGTGTCGCGAAAAAAAATAGTTTAAGCTGAAATGGTATTAGTACCACCATGACAACAGAACAGGAGGTAATCGCGTTGAAACGCTTCGGGCGATTGTTGGCGGCTTGTCTGGTCACAGTGGGATTATTGTCCGGGTCTGCCGGGATTGTTATGGCCGCAGATGGTGAAGAAATCACCGGGTATGAGAACGTCACCATCTGGATTTATCCGGAATATGACGATCCGCGCCTGCTGATTATGGTTGAAGGTGATATCACCGGTACCATCGCCCCGGCTGAGGTGCGTTTTCTGGTACCCGCCGACGCTCAGATGTATTCGGCCGGTTCCAAGGACGTTCAGGGACGATACAGCGGCGGCCCGCCGAACAGGGAGGCATCGGGGACTCACGGTTGGGATGTTATCAGTTACCTGGTAACCGAGAAGACGTTCCGGGTAGAGTTTTACACTTCGCAGATAACGGGCTATCCGGATAAATCGATAGATTTTGAATATAGGTTTCTGTATCCGGTATCCGGGCTTGAGGTAATTGTCCAGGAGCCGCGGGCATCGTCCGAATTCCGTGTGTCGCCGGCTGGAAATACTTTCACCGATTCCGAGGGTTTTCTGTCACATCTGTTTACCTATACAACCCTGCCCGAAGGACAGCCGGTGGTAGTGTCCCGTCAAGTGGTGTAAATTCATCATTGGTGGTTTCCCGAATAATCAAGCTGGTAAAGCCATGATCAGGGGTTCCTCCTGCGCCCCTTCCAGCGTTTTCTTCATCGAATCCAAAGAAAAGTAGCGTCGTCCGACCTCCCACTCGTCCTGCTGTTCCATTAACACCGCCCCAATCAGCCTGATTACCGATTGGCTGTTGGGAAAGATGCCGACCACATTACTGCGGCGCTTGATTTCCTTGTTCAGTCTCTCCAGGGGATTGGTAGAGTACAGTTGCCGCCAGTGTTCCCGGGGGAAGGCGGTATAGGCCAGGATATCCGGTTCTGCCTCTTCCAATTGGTCGGCCACAGGACCGAATCGGAGTCTGAGGTTATCGGCTACCCGGCGGAGCTGGCTGTAAGCGCTGTCGCGGTCAGGTTGAGCGAAGATGGTCCGGATAGCGGCAGATACCATAGCCTGGGCGCCCCGCGGCACTCTGGCCAGCGCATTGCGCATGAAGTGCACCCGGCAGCGTTGCCACGATACCCCGGTGAGTACCGTGCTGATGGCTTCCTTCAGTCCCAGATGAGCATCACTGATTACCAGCATCACCCCGCTCAAACCACGGCTGACCAACCCCCGCAGAAACTCTTTCCAGAATACACCGTCTTCACTGGGGCCGACCTCAAGCCCGATGATCTCGCGTTCTCCGGTTTCACGGACTCCGTAGGCGATAATTACCGCCTGACTGACCACCCGCCCTGAATCCCTGACCTTGACGTAGGTCGCGTCCAGCCACAGATAGGGATAACGCCATAACAAAGGCCGGTGGCGCCATCGTTCCACTTCATCGTCCAGAGCCCCGCATATTCGCGATACCTCGCTCTTACTGACCCCGTTAAGCCCCAGTGACTGAACCAGAGATTCCACCTTGCGGGTGCTGATGCCCAATACATAGGCTTCCTGGATTACCGCCAGCAAGGCTTGTTCCGCCCGGCGCCGGGGCTCGAGCAAGCTGGGGAAATAACTGCCGTCCCGCAACCGGGGAATCGCCAAGGGTATCGTGCCGGCCCGGGTGTCCCAGATACGCCCCCGGTAGCCGTTACGGTAGGTTAAACGACCGTTACTGCGCTCATGTTTCTCAGCTCCGGTCTTCTGCTTAACCTCAAGCTCCATGACCGCTTCGGCCAGCATCTTCACCCCTTCTCTCAGAAAATCAAGATCACCGTCACTCCCTGACTTGCGTAGCAGTTCCAAAAGTGTCATCCTGTCTTTGGCCATTGTTGTGGTTACCTCCTGAAAGTCTTTGTTGTTATTTTCTTTCAAGAAACCACACAATGGCCTGCTTTTTCAATTCCAGGAATTTACACCACGTACGGGGATTCTACTCAGCCGGTGGAGTACGCTGTCACCTATACCAAGTCTGACGAACGCCCGTCACTGGCAATTTCACCTTCGGGTTCTTCGGACGCTTTGACGGCGGTACTGGTCATCCTGATACTGATACTGGGCGTCGGCGCTTTCTTCTTCTGGATGAACCGGGCCGGGAAAAAGCCGACCGGTCGCGCCGCCAGGCGTCGGCAGGAAAAATCCGGAAACAAGACAAAGACTAAACTTGTGACTGAGAAAAGGGGGGAGACGACAGTGAGTTCCCGTTTCTGCAGTTATTGCGGACAGCCGTTGAAGGGTTCGGGCGCTTTCTGTGCCTATTGCGGTGAGTCGACTGGCAAGGGCACCGGGAAAAGTTAAAATAATAATATGGCAACCGCCGGTGATAAATAATAGCACCAGGGAAACAGTTGGTTCTGCGGCTATCCTGCAATCGGGATTTCTGCCAAACTACCTTCTTGCTCAGGCGATTCGGGCGCATTGAAAAGTGTTGACATGGCTGAAAAGCCTCATGTACTATATCCAAAGAATTAGACCTGGTATCGGTTAAACGCCGAACCAGCATTGACATCCAGACAATCAGGTTCCGAATCAAAATACGATAAGGCGGATTAACGGATGGCAAATAAAACGGGTAAAAAATTGGCCGCAATTGGCGCTACGGGCCTGTTTCTGAGTTTGATTTTTGTTCTGGCAGGGTGCTCTCAGGACCTTGACGACCAGGATAAGGGATCGGATGAGGCTACACACGATTCTCTTGGCGCCGAATACGTCGGTTCTGATGCCTGTTTTGACTGTCATCCCGCGATACATAACGATTTTGTGACGTCCGGCAACCCATGGAAGTTGAAAACTTCAGATGTCGCTCGCAACAATCCTATTCCCATTCCGGCTGGCTATGCCTGGGATCTTATAAGCTATGTAATCGGCGGCAACACCTGGAAGACTTTGTATGTCGACAATAATGGTTATTTAATTACATCTGCCGGCGGGCGGCCGGGTAATAATCAATATAATCTTCTGACCGGAACCTGGTCGAATTATAAACCCGATGAATTGGTGTCTTTCACCTGTGGCGAGTGTCATACCACAG
This window encodes:
- a CDS encoding transposase mutator type (KEGG: sth:STH2289 transposase~manually curated~PFAM: transposase mutator type), with protein sequence MAKDRMTLLELLRKSGSDGDLDFLREGVKMLAEAVMELEVKQKTGAEKHERSNGRLTYRNGYRGRIWDTRAGTIPLAIPRLRDGSYFPSLLEPRRRAEQALLAVIQEAYVLGISTRKVESLVQSLGLNGVSKSEVSRICGALDDEVERWRHRPLLWRYPYLWLDATYVKVRDSGRVVSQAVIIAYGVRETGEREIIGLEVGPSEDGVFWKEFLRGLVSRGLSGVMLVISDAHLGLKEAISTVLTGVSWQRCRVHFMRNALARVPRGAQAMVSAAIRTIFAQPDRDSAYSQLRRVADNLRLRFGPVADQLEEAEPDILAYTAFPREHWRQLYSTNPLERLNKEIKRRSNVVGIFPNSQSVIRLIGAVLMEQQDEWEVGRRYFSLDSMKKTLEGAQEEPLIMALPA
- a CDS encoding hypothetical protein (KEGG: car:cauri_0811 hypothetical protein), whose translation is MEYAVTYTKSDERPSLAISPSGSSDALTAVLVILILILGVGAFFFWMNRAGKKPTGRAARRRQEKSGNKTKTKLVTEKRGETTVSSRFCSYCGQPLKGSGAFCAYCGESTGKGTGKS
- a CDS encoding hypothetical protein (KEGG: chy:CHY_2111 hypothetical protein), which codes for MKRFGRLLAACLVTVGLLSGSAGIVMAADGEEITGYENVTIWIYPEYDDPRLLIMVEGDITGTIAPAEVRFLVPADAQMYSAGSKDVQGRYSGGPPNREASGTHGWDVISYLVTEKTFRVEFYTSQITGYPDKSIDFEYRFLYPVSGLEVIVQEPRASSEFRVSPAGNTFTDSEGFLSHLFTYTTLPEGQPVVVSRQVV